A genomic stretch from Lepisosteus oculatus isolate fLepOcu1 chromosome 7, fLepOcu1.hap2, whole genome shotgun sequence includes:
- the LOC138240694 gene encoding receptor-type tyrosine-protein phosphatase H-like, producing the protein MDAAQVPEVTVHLLSSSELSVNWTSAPGCVRRYRASFAGPGRSFRTNTTATGLYFSRLRPGSRYTAGVVTEGEGRDSAEVTGSGATSVLPNVQSVTVTGRSDTQVSLQWKRVSSGSAPQYSYRLEFSNGTKTDSSITDTGELVTAVVRQLSPGTRYSFTLYTVSEQGNTSSGFTFSTVTTMDCSSQTWTTKGTIEGEIKGQFNLASAVRGEEVKTSKIDKNKITFTDLSPGCSYTVFLYAQSGTQVLLQCSLNKTIDADPVSGVTVRPVKPRVLAASWPGARGCVKQYRVSVSGPDLQSFTKSTTGTALDIPDLQPGCNYTVGVTTEGEGRDSTEVTSTAATEAPAVSQVTARPRGPHVLAVSWPQAGGCVRGYVVYASGACSPERARTAVGTTAVEVGDLRPGCTYTVAVATVGQGRNTSPNVTSTATTPPQTPKNVTVKDITGDRARISWEPITEGNYTGFEVTYITSNGSSQMLNVSGTSVILEGLTPGVNYSTSVSSYVMVEGTKIHSSAVTSHFQTVPAAKAYNPAVIAGVVIGGLVVFALIVFLIRRRKTRRFRRGGDDLADQLLD; encoded by the exons ATGG aCGCCGCCCAGGTGccggaggtcacggtgcacctcCTCAGCAGCAGCGAGCTGTCGGTGAACTGGACCAGCGCCCCGGGCTGCGTCAGGCGGTACCGGGCGTCCTTCGCTGGGCCCGGGAGGTCCTTCCGGACCAACACCACGGCCACGGGCCTGTACTTCTCCAGGCTGCGGCCCGGCTCCCGGTACACCGCCGGCGTCGTCACCGAGGGCGAGGGCAGGGACTCGGCGGAGGTCACGGGCTCTGGAGCGACCT CCGTCCTGCCCAACGTCCAGTCCGTGACGGTGACCGGCCGCTCGGACACTCAGGTCAGCCTGCAGTGGAAGAGAGTGTCCAGTGGCTCGGCCCCTCAGTACTCCTACAGGCTGGAGTTCAGCAACGGCACCAAGACAGACTCCAGTATAACAGACACAGGAGAGCTGGTGACCGCGGTGGTCAGACAGCTCTCTCCTGGGACTCGCTACAGCTTCACTCTCTACACTGTGTCTGAGCAGGGGAACACCAGCAGTGGATTCACATTCTCCACAGTCACAA CGATGGACTGCTCCAGTCAGACCTGGACCACCAAGGGCACGATCGAAGGGGAGATCAAGGGTCAGTTCAACCTCGCCAGCGCCGTTCGTGGGGAGGAGGTGAAGACCAGCAAAATCGACAAAAACAAGATCACCTTCACCGACCTCAGCCCCGGCTGTTCCTACACCGTCTTCCTGTACGCCCAGAGTGGAACACAGGTGTTACTGCAGTGTTCCTTGAATAAGACCATAG ATGCAGACCCTGTGTCTGGGGTCACTGTCCGCCCTGTGAAGCCCCGAGTGCTGGCCGCCAGCTGGCCGGGCGCCAGGGGCTGTGTCAAACAGTACAGAGTGTCGGTCAGTGGCCCTGACCTGCAGAGCTTCACCAAGTCCACTACTGGCACTGCTCTGGACATCCCTGACCTGCAGCCTGGCTGTAACTACACTGTAGGGGTCACCACTGAGGGGGAGGGCAGAGACTCCACTGAGGTCACCAGCACAGCCGCTACCG AGGCGCCGGCCGTGTCCCAGGTCACAGCCCGCCCCCGCGGCCCCCACGTGCTGGCCGTCAGCTGGCCCCAGGCGGGGGGCTGCGTGCGGGGCTACGTGGTCTACGCCTCGGGCGCCTGCTCCCCGGAGAGGGCGAGGACCGCGGTCGGCACCACGGCGGTGGAGGTCGGCGACCTGCGGCCCGGCTGCACCTACACCGTCGCCGTGGCCACCGTGGGACAGGGCAGGAACACCTCTCCCAACGTCACCAGTACAGCCACCACCC CGCCCCAGACTCCGAAGAACGTGACAGTGAAGGACATCACAGGTGACAGAGCCCGGATCTCCTGGGAGCCCATCACAGAGGGAAACTACACGGGCTTCGAGGTGACTTACATTACGTCCAACGGTTCGAGCCAGATGCTCAACGTGTCCGGTACCAGCGTGATACTGGAGGGCCTGACCCCTGGGGTGAATTACAGCACCTCTGTGTCGAGCTACGTCATGGTGGAAGGGACCAAGATTCACAGCTCTGCCGTCACCAGTCATTTCCAAACAG TGCCTGCAGCAAAGGCCTATAACCCAGCAG